The Thermonema lapsum genome window below encodes:
- the cas2 gene encoding CRISPR-associated endonuclease Cas2: MYVILVYDVEQKRTAKMLKLCRRYLHWIQNSVFEGEITEAKLQELIHRARRLIDPETDSLIIFTSRHERWLDKQIIGKEKSSTDNFL; encoded by the coding sequence ATGTACGTAATCCTTGTTTACGACGTAGAGCAAAAGCGCACGGCAAAGATGCTGAAACTCTGCCGCCGCTATTTGCATTGGATACAAAACTCGGTCTTCGAAGGCGAAATCACCGAAGCCAAGTTGCAAGAGCTCATTCATCGGGCGCGCCGGCTCATAGACCCCGAAACCGACAGCTTGATTATCTTCACCAGCCGGCACGAGCGTTGGCTCGACAAACAAATCATAGGAAAAGAAAAATCAAGCACCGACAACTTTTTGTAA
- the apaG gene encoding Co2+/Mg2+ efflux protein ApaG, which produces MVTQVTEGVRVSVLTEYQPDYSSPLHAHYVFVYRIIIENQSPYTIQLMRRHWFVFDSNWMIKEVEGTGVRGKQLIIEPGQKHEYVSGCNLRTDIGKMYGYYLMRRLLDGKEFHVQIPQFTLITPYRLN; this is translated from the coding sequence ATGGTTACACAAGTTACGGAGGGGGTGCGCGTGAGTGTGCTAACCGAATACCAACCCGACTACTCCAGCCCTCTGCATGCGCACTATGTGTTTGTTTATCGCATCATCATCGAAAACCAAAGCCCCTACACCATCCAACTCATGCGCCGCCATTGGTTTGTGTTCGACTCCAACTGGATGATTAAAGAAGTGGAAGGAACAGGTGTACGTGGAAAACAACTCATCATAGAACCCGGACAAAAACATGAATATGTCTCTGGTTGCAACCTACGCACCGACATCGGCAAAATGTATGGCTACTACCTCATGCGCCGCCTGCTCGACGGCAAAGAATTCCACGTGCAAATTCCACAATTTACACTCATAACCCCTTACCGACTGAATTAA
- a CDS encoding c-type cytochrome, protein MKTSEFVAKILQIILLLLFAFGLTTLILIGLNVWLLQENEQLQQQVARVAPVASPTVSKPQETAPANKPNFFKKPTLEELGNSPYDSLVRYGYALIHETYKYLGPDAPNPKLRYAGNRLACQNCHLEAGTKYYAIPYVGVPGLFPQYRGRENKVGTLEERINGCMERSMNGRSLPVDSREMRAMVAYMHWVSRGVPIGEKLKGNGLPDITLPARAADTLRGKAIYESKCASCHGKNGEGVRNQAGGYQYPPLWGPDSYNDGAGMHRLITAAKFIKANMPFGATADSPMLTDEEAYDVAAFINAYHNKRPRMAGKEKDYPGSLNRKPVSAPYGPYADSFPPIQHKYGPFQPIIEFYGGKNVQ, encoded by the coding sequence ATGAAAACCTCCGAGTTTGTAGCCAAGATATTGCAGATTATCCTGCTGCTGCTATTTGCCTTCGGCTTGACAACGCTCATACTCATAGGCTTGAATGTGTGGCTGCTACAAGAAAACGAGCAATTACAGCAGCAAGTAGCACGAGTTGCCCCTGTCGCCTCCCCTACGGTTTCCAAACCTCAAGAAACAGCGCCTGCCAACAAACCAAACTTTTTCAAAAAACCCACACTCGAAGAGTTGGGCAACAGCCCTTACGACAGCTTGGTACGCTATGGCTATGCCCTCATACACGAAACCTATAAGTATTTGGGACCAGATGCACCCAACCCCAAGCTACGCTATGCAGGCAACCGACTGGCGTGCCAAAACTGCCATCTGGAGGCGGGCACCAAATACTACGCCATCCCCTATGTGGGCGTTCCGGGACTTTTCCCCCAATACAGAGGACGCGAAAACAAAGTAGGCACCTTAGAAGAACGCATCAACGGATGCATGGAACGCAGCATGAACGGGCGTTCCCTGCCTGTCGATAGCCGCGAGATGCGCGCCATGGTCGCCTATATGCACTGGGTGAGCCGTGGAGTGCCCATAGGCGAAAAACTCAAAGGCAACGGCTTGCCCGACATAACGCTGCCCGCCCGTGCTGCCGACACCCTGCGCGGCAAAGCCATCTACGAAAGCAAATGTGCTTCTTGTCATGGTAAAAATGGTGAAGGTGTGCGCAACCAAGCCGGCGGTTATCAATACCCGCCCTTGTGGGGTCCCGACAGCTACAACGATGGCGCCGGCATGCACCGCCTAATTACCGCTGCCAAGTTCATCAAAGCCAACATGCCCTTTGGCGCCACTGCCGACTCGCCCATGCTCACCGACGAAGAAGCCTATGATGTAGCAGCCTTCATCAACGCTTATCATAATAAGCGCCCCCGTATGGCAGGCAAAGAAAAAGACTATCCCGGAAGCCTCAACCGAAAACCCGTATCGGCTCCTTATGGTCCTTATGCCGATAGCTTCCCGCCCATACAACACAAATACGGACCCTTTCAGCCCATCATTGAATTTTACGGCGGAAAAAACGTGCAATAA
- a CDS encoding OprD family outer membrane porin, which produces MRTYFALVLTCFTFHTQLMAQQSPTAADSLTRLQTSGEWRNYFLYELNQGAPKDFYALATGGHLKATFQAAKHWQVAVAFYSSQLISGNFDTPDPMTGKPSRYAIGLMDVNDPRNRHISDIGEAYVRFHTKQWQATYGRMLVKTPFFNPQDGRMIPTLAQGAQLQWKNKTWLLEGYGIQAVWVRNTSGWRTVEESIGLYPMGRSADGSPLQYAGKINSDYLLIGHLRLNAQGGALQQHLWTYLADRLFQLYYIEGSYQVNKAWQLQWQAHYQKSTTQGGNIGPDWYYLLPESYNYSLGGKITYYFHPKHQLGIAWLHLNGNAPFSFPREWGRDPFFTFQRRERSEGLSTTSALVVNYHASIGKHWALNTDWGWHQTPRINDYAANRYGMPTYQHLNTELSYQNTHWNASLLFTYKSPLTRNISEKEAFGKVNLALLHVIVSYKF; this is translated from the coding sequence ATGCGCACTTACTTTGCTCTTGTCCTCACTTGCTTTACCTTTCATACTCAGCTCATGGCTCAACAAAGCCCTACAGCCGCCGACAGCCTCACTCGGCTGCAGACTTCGGGCGAATGGCGCAACTATTTTCTGTATGAACTCAACCAAGGGGCTCCCAAAGATTTTTATGCTTTAGCTACCGGCGGGCATCTGAAAGCCACTTTCCAAGCAGCCAAGCACTGGCAGGTAGCTGTCGCCTTCTACAGCTCACAACTGATAAGTGGTAATTTCGACACCCCCGACCCCATGACCGGCAAACCTTCACGCTATGCCATAGGGCTGATGGACGTAAACGACCCACGCAATCGCCACATAAGCGACATAGGCGAGGCTTATGTGCGCTTCCATACTAAGCAATGGCAAGCCACCTATGGGCGCATGCTCGTGAAAACCCCTTTCTTCAATCCACAAGATGGGCGCATGATTCCTACCCTTGCACAAGGCGCACAGCTGCAATGGAAAAACAAAACATGGCTTTTGGAAGGCTACGGTATTCAAGCCGTGTGGGTGCGTAATACCAGTGGTTGGCGCACAGTCGAGGAAAGCATTGGCTTGTATCCCATGGGGCGAAGTGCCGATGGCAGCCCCCTCCAATACGCAGGTAAAATAAACAGCGACTACCTGCTCATTGGACATCTGCGCCTAAATGCACAGGGGGGCGCCTTGCAACAACACCTGTGGACCTACCTTGCCGACCGCTTGTTTCAACTCTACTATATAGAAGGAAGTTATCAGGTAAACAAAGCTTGGCAGCTACAATGGCAGGCACACTATCAAAAGAGTACCACACAGGGAGGTAATATTGGTCCAGATTGGTATTACCTCCTCCCAGAAAGCTATAACTACAGTTTGGGTGGAAAAATCACCTACTACTTTCACCCAAAGCACCAACTGGGCATTGCATGGCTTCACCTGAACGGCAATGCGCCCTTCAGCTTCCCGCGCGAGTGGGGGCGCGACCCTTTCTTTACTTTCCAACGGCGCGAACGTAGCGAAGGGCTGAGCACCACCTCTGCCCTTGTGGTGAACTACCACGCCTCCATAGGCAAGCACTGGGCGCTAAACACCGACTGGGGATGGCATCAAACCCCTCGCATCAACGATTACGCCGCCAATCGCTATGGAATGCCTACCTATCAGCATCTAAATACCGAGCTGAGCTATCAAAACACTCACTGGAATGCTTCTCTTTTATTTACCTACAAAAGCCCACTCACAAGAAACATATCTGAAAAGGAAGCATTTGGGAAAGTCAATCTGGCGCTCTTGCATGTGATTGTGAGTTACAAATTTTAA
- a CDS encoding YeeE/YedE family protein yields the protein MEQIWNQLFVESQAYLPWYWAGTGIALVMLALLWLGESFGISSNFRTICAMTGIGRRCDFFDIDWRHQNWNLSFLLGSMVGGFLAYHFMYPEASALNLSQATQELLLSMGINPQQGFYPMELLSLENLGSPAGIVMTLVGGFLVGFGARWAGGCTSGHAISGLSNLQLPSLIAVVGFFIGGLISTYLIIPFLLG from the coding sequence ATGGAACAAATTTGGAATCAGTTGTTTGTAGAATCACAAGCTTACCTACCCTGGTACTGGGCAGGTACTGGCATCGCGTTGGTCATGTTGGCACTTTTGTGGTTGGGCGAATCATTTGGCATTTCTTCAAACTTTCGCACAATCTGCGCTATGACGGGCATAGGGCGCCGCTGCGACTTCTTCGACATCGATTGGCGCCACCAAAATTGGAACCTCAGCTTCTTGTTGGGTAGCATGGTAGGTGGCTTTCTTGCTTATCATTTCATGTATCCGGAAGCAAGTGCCCTGAATTTATCGCAAGCCACCCAAGAGCTGCTCCTCTCTATGGGCATAAATCCCCAACAGGGCTTCTACCCCATGGAATTACTTTCGCTTGAAAACTTGGGCAGCCCTGCTGGCATCGTCATGACCCTCGTGGGTGGTTTCTTGGTGGGCTTCGGTGCTCGCTGGGCGGGTGGTTGCACTTCTGGGCATGCCATCAGTGGACTCAGCAACCTGCAACTACCTTCACTCATAGCCGTCGTGGGCTTTTTTATCGGCGGTCTTATCAGTACTTATTTGATTATTCCCTTCCTTTTAGGGTAA
- a CDS encoding DUF6691 family protein: protein MKVTHKPAAEQKKKVLSPQLLSFFVVGIAFGIIMVQAEIISWFRIFEMFHFYSFHMYGVIGTAVVLGIVIHWLIRKGIIRNVRGERIVVPPKAPTYKRYLLGGTVFGLGWALTGACPGPMFIGLGAGFLHFALMIGAAVLGTMAYGFLHKKLPH from the coding sequence ATGAAAGTAACACATAAACCTGCTGCAGAGCAAAAGAAAAAAGTGTTGTCGCCTCAACTCCTCAGTTTCTTCGTGGTAGGCATTGCCTTTGGCATCATCATGGTGCAAGCAGAAATCATTTCATGGTTTCGTATTTTTGAAATGTTTCACTTCTATTCCTTTCACATGTACGGTGTCATAGGCACTGCCGTAGTACTGGGCATTGTCATTCACTGGCTCATCCGAAAAGGCATCATCCGCAACGTACGGGGCGAAAGGATTGTGGTACCCCCCAAGGCTCCTACCTATAAACGCTACCTACTGGGCGGCACAGTCTTTGGGCTGGGCTGGGCACTTACGGGTGCCTGCCCGGGTCCGATGTTCATTGGTTTGGGTGCTGGCTTTCTACACTTCGCCCTGATGATAGGGGCTGCTGTGCTGGGTACTATGGCTTACGGTTTCTTACACAAGAAGCTGCCCCACTAA
- a CDS encoding DUF4905 domain-containing protein, producing the protein MQKLPISFQHTFRLPIWRVITDDVEELLVVELRDKKERKAYFSVIDLIKHELLWTDKSFDDPWWISVGAVHKGKIVFFYYEDEKQPTQRGFFVYDVFHQTKLWENHEYAYYTLLKEEDALVVFKRGELLPKYKALNLHTGKPQSINTPKKGIRHLFEQMATSPLQYNEHHPNFDTLRQFIQIFSKESHPQRVIDYIELDDWHILGYYLNNGRHFDYYLLVSDANGNPYLHCMLDSQLHNTYADLFFVLKNELIVIKNRTELISFQLEKEEP; encoded by the coding sequence ATGCAAAAGCTCCCTATCAGCTTTCAACATACTTTCAGGCTGCCTATCTGGCGCGTGATTACTGACGATGTAGAGGAATTGCTTGTAGTAGAACTGCGCGACAAAAAGGAACGCAAAGCCTACTTTTCGGTGATAGACCTTATCAAACACGAACTTTTGTGGACAGACAAAAGCTTCGATGACCCTTGGTGGATAAGTGTGGGGGCAGTACACAAAGGAAAAATCGTCTTTTTTTATTACGAAGATGAAAAGCAACCTACTCAACGGGGTTTCTTTGTGTACGATGTGTTCCACCAAACGAAACTATGGGAAAACCATGAATATGCTTACTATACCCTGCTCAAAGAAGAAGACGCCTTAGTAGTATTCAAGCGGGGCGAGTTGTTGCCCAAATACAAGGCGCTGAACCTACACACGGGCAAGCCACAAAGCATCAACACCCCCAAGAAGGGCATTCGCCACCTGTTTGAACAAATGGCAACCAGTCCCTTGCAATACAACGAACACCACCCCAACTTCGATACCCTCAGGCAGTTTATTCAAATATTTTCCAAAGAAAGCCATCCGCAGAGAGTCATCGACTACATAGAACTGGACGATTGGCATATTTTGGGTTACTACTTAAACAACGGACGCCACTTTGATTATTACCTGCTGGTAAGCGATGCCAACGGTAATCCCTATCTGCATTGTATGCTCGACAGCCAACTGCACAATACCTATGCCGATTTGTTCTTTGTATTAAAAAACGAGCTGATTGTTATCAAAAATCGCACGGAATTAATATCTTTCCAATTGGAAAAAGAAGAACCATAA
- a CDS encoding LysM peptidoglycan-binding domain-containing protein, whose protein sequence is MRYTSLVLNTCTLVAFLWAIALPSYATPIPADSVRLEVSKDGTQAWIIHEVEPKETFYSIAKRYAVSVEEIQAANPNIKTLKIGDLLRIPYKKYQPVLYSAQRDTLKGVKRHTVQSGETLYRISKQYGVEVEDIKRWNNIVDNNIYVGQQLIVSDPKQTTYASKQENSAAIVHEVQEGEYLYMIAKRYGVKVSDIKAWNQLESDALEVGQKLNIYPKKRPEAAPQVVTQPPKEQPINNKPTAVAPPKNQKKDTTPVAETETETPEYEDAVQTVEVAGYKKIIEKGMGEVIEDESVSSYVGLHKDAPIGTIVAVKNQANGENVFVRIIGKLPEADVRNKIVIKISKAAYEALGAKGKRFPVEVSYIP, encoded by the coding sequence ATGCGATACACTTCATTAGTATTAAATACTTGCACGCTCGTTGCTTTCCTGTGGGCGATTGCCCTGCCTTCATATGCTACCCCTATACCTGCCGACTCGGTACGCTTGGAGGTATCGAAAGACGGCACCCAAGCATGGATTATTCATGAAGTAGAACCCAAAGAAACATTTTATTCAATAGCCAAACGCTATGCCGTAAGCGTGGAAGAAATACAAGCAGCAAACCCCAACATCAAAACACTGAAAATAGGCGACTTGCTGCGCATCCCCTACAAAAAATACCAACCGGTGTTGTATTCGGCGCAGCGTGATACACTCAAAGGGGTGAAAAGGCACACAGTACAATCCGGTGAAACGCTCTATCGTATCTCTAAGCAATACGGCGTAGAAGTCGAAGACATCAAACGCTGGAACAACATAGTTGACAACAACATATATGTCGGGCAGCAGCTCATTGTATCGGACCCCAAACAAACTACCTATGCAAGCAAACAAGAAAACAGCGCTGCCATCGTGCATGAAGTGCAAGAAGGGGAATACCTCTATATGATTGCCAAGCGCTACGGCGTGAAAGTAAGCGACATCAAAGCGTGGAACCAGCTTGAAAGCGACGCTTTAGAAGTAGGGCAAAAACTAAATATCTACCCGAAGAAGCGCCCCGAGGCTGCTCCTCAAGTCGTTACTCAGCCCCCCAAAGAACAGCCGATAAACAACAAGCCCACTGCAGTAGCCCCCCCAAAAAACCAAAAGAAAGACACGACACCAGTAGCAGAAACCGAGACCGAAACACCCGAATATGAAGACGCCGTGCAAACCGTAGAAGTAGCCGGCTATAAGAAAATCATAGAAAAAGGTATGGGCGAAGTCATCGAAGATGAATCGGTATCGAGCTACGTGGGCTTACACAAAGATGCGCCCATAGGTACCATCGTTGCTGTGAAAAACCAAGCCAACGGTGAAAATGTGTTTGTGCGTATCATTGGCAAGCTCCCCGAAGCAGATGTGCGCAACAAAATCGTTATCAAGATATCGAAAGCCGCTTACGAGGCTTTGGGCGCCAAAGGAAAGCGCTTCCCCGTGGAAGTATCCTACATCCCTTAA
- a CDS encoding succinylglutamate desuccinylase/aspartoacylase family protein, which translates to MIDIDNIPPGEFKRIDIEIERLPSHTLIDMPVFIYKGKSQGPTLLLTAGIHGDEINGIAILRRLIAQKLLHPEAGTVIAIPLVNIYGFLQGSRTLPDGKDLNRSFPGAPTGSLGRRIAHIIMSQIVPHIDFGVDFHTGGKALSNFPQVRCVLDENRNVELAKAFAPPFILNSSLIDGSFRKAAAKLGKPILVYEGGESSRIDKLSIEEGIAGVMRLMQGLGMVKYDTLPPPVYPTKVLQKTSWLRARSAGIFQSLVDYGDYVKKGQRLAEITDPYGSKRIVVKAPHEGYVVGLNNNPVVNAGDALIHLGYDLLLL; encoded by the coding sequence ATGATAGACATTGACAACATCCCGCCCGGTGAATTTAAACGCATAGACATAGAAATTGAGCGGCTTCCCTCCCACACTTTGATTGACATGCCCGTTTTTATTTACAAGGGCAAATCTCAAGGACCTACTTTGCTGCTGACAGCAGGCATCCACGGCGACGAAATCAACGGTATTGCCATCTTGCGGCGCCTCATTGCCCAAAAACTCCTGCATCCCGAAGCGGGCACTGTAATTGCCATTCCGCTGGTGAATATTTACGGTTTTTTGCAGGGTAGCCGCACCCTGCCCGACGGTAAAGACCTGAACCGCAGCTTTCCGGGGGCACCTACCGGCTCGCTGGGGCGTCGTATTGCTCATATAATCATGAGCCAAATTGTGCCTCATATCGACTTTGGCGTTGATTTTCACACGGGTGGCAAAGCGCTTAGCAACTTTCCGCAGGTGCGCTGTGTGCTCGATGAAAACCGCAACGTAGAGCTTGCCAAAGCCTTTGCCCCTCCCTTCATTCTCAATTCTTCGTTGATAGATGGCTCTTTTCGTAAGGCAGCAGCCAAACTGGGCAAGCCTATTCTTGTGTATGAAGGGGGCGAGTCGAGCCGTATCGACAAACTGTCCATAGAAGAAGGCATTGCCGGCGTCATGCGTTTGATGCAGGGCTTGGGTATGGTAAAATACGACACACTGCCGCCCCCGGTCTATCCTACCAAGGTGTTACAAAAAACCAGCTGGTTACGGGCTCGCTCCGCCGGTATCTTTCAAAGCTTGGTGGACTATGGCGACTACGTAAAGAAAGGGCAACGCCTTGCCGAAATCACCGACCCCTACGGCAGCAAACGCATTGTGGTGAAAGCCCCTCATGAAGGTTATGTCGTCGGATTAAACAACAATCCAGTAGTCAATGCCGGCGATGCGCTCATCCATTTAGGTTATGATTTACTACTTTTGTAA
- a CDS encoding complex I subunit 1/NuoH family protein produces METLLAFALYLAFVLLNVLIAFYAERKIAAFIQDRMGPTEVGPYGLLQPVADLLKFLQKEDIVPRAADKWLFRIAPFLIFPAVFTGFAVIPIVPRIEHAPLQTGLLFLLAIVSLDVIGILMAGWASNNKFSLFGAMRSAAQMVSYEVPLTMSLLSVVVLYQNLDLGFIAQMQGSEAPLPLYWLGLDALAVDLRSYGGILTWNIVRFPFLLVPFLVFYVTSLAECNRAPFDIPEGESEIIGGYHTEYSGFRFAIFFLAEYGMMILVSLLSVTLFFGGWHTPLPNIGFLRLNDWTAAGTSVAGTLWAVVWLSLKMLLLVFFQIVMRWTYPRLRVDQLMSLCWKVLLPIALVSLFFCTLWRLCMVLV; encoded by the coding sequence ATGGAAACACTGCTCGCTTTTGCCCTCTACTTGGCTTTTGTATTGCTCAATGTGCTGATAGCCTTTTATGCAGAGCGTAAAATAGCCGCTTTCATACAAGACCGCATGGGACCTACCGAAGTAGGACCTTACGGGCTGCTTCAGCCAGTTGCTGACCTGCTTAAGTTTTTACAAAAGGAAGACATCGTGCCACGTGCTGCCGACAAGTGGCTGTTTCGCATAGCGCCTTTTTTGATATTCCCCGCCGTCTTTACCGGCTTTGCCGTTATTCCCATAGTGCCCCGCATAGAACATGCTCCTCTGCAAACGGGCTTGCTTTTTCTGCTTGCCATCGTGTCGCTCGATGTCATCGGCATTTTGATGGCAGGCTGGGCATCGAACAATAAGTTTTCGCTGTTTGGTGCTATGCGCTCGGCGGCTCAAATGGTTTCTTATGAGGTGCCACTTACCATGAGCCTGTTGTCGGTGGTGGTGCTTTATCAAAACCTTGACTTGGGCTTCATCGCACAGATGCAGGGCAGTGAGGCGCCCCTGCCCTTGTACTGGCTGGGCTTGGATGCTCTTGCTGTGGATTTGCGTAGCTACGGGGGGATACTCACTTGGAACATCGTGCGCTTTCCTTTCCTGCTCGTTCCTTTTCTTGTGTTTTATGTTACCTCTCTGGCAGAGTGCAACCGCGCGCCTTTTGATATTCCAGAAGGGGAATCGGAAATCATCGGCGGTTATCATACCGAATATTCAGGCTTTCGCTTTGCCATCTTTTTCTTGGCAGAATATGGCATGATGATACTGGTAAGCCTGTTGTCGGTTACTTTGTTTTTTGGCGGATGGCACACCCCACTTCCCAATATCGGTTTCCTACGGCTCAATGATTGGACAGCCGCCGGTACCTCTGTAGCTGGCACCCTCTGGGCGGTAGTGTGGTTGTCGTTAAAAATGCTGCTGTTGGTCTTCTTTCAAATTGTGATGCGCTGGACCTATCCGCGCCTGCGTGTGGACCAACTCATGTCGCTCTGTTGGAAAGTGTTATTGCCCATAGCCCTCGTCAGCTTGTTTTTCTGCACGCTCTGGCGTCTATGCATGGTGCTTGTATGA
- a CDS encoding dipeptidase, whose translation MQHYQQYIEANKERFLQELFDFLRIPSVSTDPKFKADVRRAAEFLRDKLLEAGADKAQLFETAGHPIVYAEKIVDPQAPTVLVYGHYDVQPADPYELWQTPPFEPVVKKTDIHPNGAIFARGACDDKGQVYLQLKAFETMVKTHDLPCNVKFMIEGEEECGSGNLEPFLHEYKNMLKADVILISDTSIISNDTPSIECGLRGLSYLEVTVTGPKRDLHSGVYGGAVANPINVLCEMIASLKDAKGRITIPGFYDKVQELSPEERALMAQIPFDEEAYKKDLGVEALFGEEGYTTIERASIRPTLDVNGIWGGYTGEGAKTVLPSKAHAKISMRLVPDQDPDEITQLFTKHFLSIAPPYVKVEVHPHHGGKPVVTPIDSPGFQAASRAFEQAWGKKPIPTRGGGSIPIVALFEEVLGLKSVLMGFGLDSDAIHSPNEHFGLFNFYKGIETVPLFYQHFKELAK comes from the coding sequence ATGCAACACTATCAGCAATACATCGAAGCAAACAAAGAACGTTTCCTGCAGGAATTGTTCGATTTTTTGCGTATTCCATCCGTAAGTACTGACCCTAAATTTAAGGCAGACGTAAGGCGTGCGGCGGAATTCCTGCGCGACAAGCTGCTGGAAGCAGGTGCCGATAAAGCCCAACTCTTCGAAACAGCGGGGCATCCTATTGTTTATGCCGAAAAAATAGTGGACCCGCAGGCGCCTACAGTCTTAGTATATGGGCACTACGACGTGCAGCCTGCCGACCCCTATGAGTTGTGGCAGACACCCCCTTTTGAACCGGTGGTGAAAAAGACAGACATTCACCCCAACGGCGCTATTTTCGCACGTGGTGCCTGCGACGACAAAGGGCAGGTATATTTGCAGCTGAAAGCCTTCGAAACGATGGTCAAAACCCATGACCTGCCTTGTAACGTAAAGTTCATGATTGAAGGAGAAGAAGAATGTGGTTCTGGCAACCTCGAGCCTTTCCTGCATGAATACAAAAACATGCTCAAGGCAGATGTGATTCTTATTTCCGATACCAGCATCATCAGCAACGACACCCCGTCGATTGAGTGCGGCTTGCGTGGGCTTTCTTATTTAGAAGTAACCGTGACCGGTCCCAAGCGCGATTTACATTCAGGCGTTTATGGGGGAGCAGTAGCCAATCCCATCAACGTACTTTGCGAGATGATTGCTTCTTTGAAAGACGCCAAGGGGCGTATCACCATACCCGGATTTTACGACAAAGTGCAGGAGCTAAGTCCCGAAGAGCGGGCACTCATGGCTCAAATACCTTTCGATGAAGAAGCCTATAAAAAAGACTTGGGCGTAGAGGCACTCTTTGGTGAAGAGGGCTACACCACCATCGAGCGGGCTTCGATACGCCCCACGTTGGATGTAAACGGCATTTGGGGCGGCTATACGGGGGAAGGTGCCAAGACCGTGCTGCCTTCCAAAGCCCATGCCAAGATAAGCATGCGCTTGGTGCCTGACCAAGACCCCGATGAAATCACACAGCTGTTTACCAAACATTTTCTTTCTATAGCACCGCCCTATGTGAAGGTAGAAGTGCATCCGCATCATGGAGGCAAGCCAGTAGTTACGCCCATCGACTCGCCCGGTTTCCAAGCGGCAAGCCGTGCTTTTGAGCAGGCATGGGGCAAAAAACCTATCCCTACACGCGGGGGCGGAAGCATTCCTATCGTGGCTCTTTTTGAAGAGGTTTTGGGCTTAAAGAGCGTGCTGATGGGCTTTGGTTTAGATTCCGATGCCATCCATTCGCCCAACGAGCATTTCGGTTTGTTCAACTTCTATAAAGGCATAGAAACGGTGCCGCTCTTTTACCAACACTTCAAAGAGCTGGCGAAATAA
- a CDS encoding polyprenyl synthetase family protein: MLDTLRQHIETSLQTIPYPEAPANLYEPIRYILSLGGKRIRPVLALIGCGLFDEQWEKATPAALAIELFHNFTLMHDDIMDKAPLRRSKPTVHQRWNENVAILSGDAMLVKAYEQLVQTPTTELAHLLSLFNTCALQVCEGQQYDMDFEQRAAVSRQEYLKMIRLKTAVLLGFSLRAGALVGGAGLAEQQGLYELGVNMGMAFQLQDDLLDVYAEEAFGKRIGGDIVANKKTLLLIEAMERADESQQKQLFFWLNTENFDPNEKVNTVKEIYDAIGVRLIVEEQIRRYHHKAEKALNTLRAHCRPTFVSALEQLLQNLLIRKV; the protein is encoded by the coding sequence ATGTTAGACACTTTGCGTCAGCACATCGAAACATCACTGCAAACCATTCCATACCCCGAAGCACCTGCCAATTTGTATGAACCCATTCGTTACATCTTATCCTTGGGAGGGAAGCGCATTCGCCCCGTGCTTGCTTTGATTGGCTGCGGCTTGTTCGATGAACAATGGGAAAAGGCAACACCTGCGGCATTAGCCATTGAGTTGTTCCACAACTTCACGCTCATGCACGACGACATTATGGACAAGGCGCCGCTGCGCCGCAGCAAACCAACGGTGCATCAGCGCTGGAATGAGAACGTTGCCATCCTGTCGGGCGATGCCATGTTGGTGAAAGCCTATGAGCAGCTGGTTCAAACGCCCACCACCGAACTGGCGCACCTGCTTTCGCTGTTCAATACCTGTGCTTTGCAGGTATGCGAAGGACAGCAATACGACATGGATTTTGAGCAAAGGGCAGCCGTGAGTCGGCAAGAATATCTCAAGATGATTCGCCTCAAAACCGCTGTTCTGCTGGGCTTCAGTTTGCGGGCGGGGGCGTTAGTAGGCGGCGCTGGCTTGGCAGAACAACAAGGACTTTATGAGCTGGGCGTGAATATGGGCATGGCTTTTCAGTTGCAAGACGACCTGCTCGATGTGTATGCCGAAGAGGCATTCGGTAAGCGCATAGGGGGCGATATTGTGGCAAACAAAAAGACCCTGCTGCTGATAGAAGCCATGGAACGGGCTGATGAAAGCCAACAAAAGCAGTTGTTTTTCTGGTTGAATACCGAAAACTTCGACCCCAACGAAAAGGTAAATACCGTCAAAGAAATTTATGATGCCATAGGCGTGCGCCTCATTGTGGAAGAGCAGATACGGCGCTACCATCACAAAGCAGAAAAAGCATTGAACACCCTGCGGGCACATTGCCGCCCTACTTTTGTGAGTGCCTTAGAGCAACTCTTACAAAATCTTTTGATTCGCAAAGTGTAA